CTGGTTTTGAACAAGCTGTCTGCGTTGCATTTATCTGACGTGGTGGACATCAATGAGACCATCTTTGACATGGCCCTGGCTGTAGGCGGCCCCATGCAACCCAATACGCTGCACTATATTCACAGGCTGGCAGATTTACCAAATGCCCAGCGCATTGCCTCAGATCTGTACTGGGGCGGCGATTTTGACGAACTAACCAATTGGTTAAACCAAGGCTTGGTCACCACTGACCAGATTAGGTTTTTTGTGGGCTATTCGGGCTGGAGCCCGGGCCAGTTAGAGGAGGAAATTGATAAAAATGTTTGGTTTGTTAATAACAATGCTGCAAATAAATTGCTTACTTTGAATATAGATACCTTGTGGCGCGACATCTTAAAAGAGATGGGTGGCAAGTACAAAATGTACGCCAACTACCCCGCAGACCCAAGTTTAAACTAACCCAACGGCGCAAAGCCCCACGTGTATGATGAACCTAGAACCGGAAAATCAGCAAAACGGAAGTACGGATGAACAAGCTGCCAAAGATAATGCGCAAGAACAACGCCGCATTTTGGAAGAGCGTCTAGCCGAAATCAATTCCCGCGCCCCCCAGCAACCCGGGACCCCGGAAAACCTTGCAGAGGCATCTGCCGTGGAGGAACCCCAGCCCCAATCTGAAAACATTTCACCTGCGGGAGAAATAGAGGTAGCCTCCCCGGAGGTGGACCCTGAAAAAGCCGAGTCTTCGGTACTGGCCTCTGCCGAGCTCATAACGCCCGTAGCTGTGTTCATGCCCGACCAGGAAGATTCAGCCAAAGAGGAAGAGCCCGAAGTGAGGGCTGCCTCTACAGAGGAACAAAATCCGGCAGCGTCTGCTGAAACTGCGCCCACACCAATTGAATCTCAAGTTTCCTCTGAAGAACCTGCCTCTGCCGCCGCACCAGTGGCCGCAGTTCCGGTAGAAGAGCAAACAGCACCAGCCGCACCAGTGGCTTCTGAACAACCAACTGCCAGCGCTCCCGTTGCCCCCGAAGAACACCATGAGGAGGATGAGCTGCACCAGGAAGAAGACTTCTCCCATTTACCGGTAGAAGAATTAAGAACCCGCATTATTTCTCTTTCTCAGGAAGGCAACGCCCGTAAATCTGGCCGCGCGCTCAACAACCTGTACAAGGTCTATGACCAGCACTTTCAGGAAGAAAAGCAGGAAGCCTTAAAACGGTTCATTGCTGAAGGCGGCTCCGCCGATGATTTTGAATTCAAGGCCTCGCCAGCCCATCGTGAGGTGGAGCAGGCCATGCAGAAGTTTAGAGAGGCCCGCCACAAAGAAGCCCGCCAGGACGAAGAGCAGAAAGTCCAGAACCTGCAGCGGAAACGCGAGCTACTAGAGAAGCTGCGCGTGCTAATAGAGTCTTCTGAGACCCAGACCAGCGTTAACAACATTAAAGAACTTCAGGCCGAATGGAAATCCATTGGGCAGGTACCTACCGCAGAAACCCAGCAATTGTGGAACTCCTACCACGCCCTGCTGGACATGTACTACAACAACCGCAGTATCTTTTTTGAACTGAAAGAGCTGGACCGCAAGCGGAATCTGGATGCCAAAACCGCTCTTTGCGAACGCGCTGAGGCCCTTGCCCAGGAAACGAACGTGAACAAGGCCTTGCAGGAGCTGCGCCATCTGCATGATGAGTGGAAACACATTGGCCCTGTGCCTAACGAAGCCCGCGACGTGATCTGGAATAGATTTATTCAGGCCTCTGAGCAAGTACACGAACGCAAGAAAGCCTTCTTTGAAAGCAGACGCGCCGAGGAAATGGCCAACCTGGAAACCAAGCGGGCCCTGCTGGCTGAGATTGAGCAATTCCAGCACATAACCTCTGACCGCATCAATGACTGGCGCGATAAAACCGACCAGATTCAGCTCCTGAAAGAGCGCTGGGATGCCGCTGGCCTGGTACCTAAGGAATTTGCCGAGGAAGTAAACAAAGCCTTCTGGAGCAGTTACAAAGCCTTCTTCCACCATAAGAATACCTTCTTCAAAGC
This Rufibacter radiotolerans DNA region includes the following protein-coding sequences:
- a CDS encoding YqgE/AlgH family protein — its product is MAKEIQNGSILISEPFLGDPNFERSVLVICQHDKEGTVGLVLNKLSALHLSDVVDINETIFDMALAVGGPMQPNTLHYIHRLADLPNAQRIASDLYWGGDFDELTNWLNQGLVTTDQIRFFVGYSGWSPGQLEEEIDKNVWFVNNNAANKLLTLNIDTLWRDILKEMGGKYKMYANYPADPSLN
- a CDS encoding DUF349 domain-containing protein gives rise to the protein MMNLEPENQQNGSTDEQAAKDNAQEQRRILEERLAEINSRAPQQPGTPENLAEASAVEEPQPQSENISPAGEIEVASPEVDPEKAESSVLASAELITPVAVFMPDQEDSAKEEEPEVRAASTEEQNPAASAETAPTPIESQVSSEEPASAAAPVAAVPVEEQTAPAAPVASEQPTASAPVAPEEHHEEDELHQEEDFSHLPVEELRTRIISLSQEGNARKSGRALNNLYKVYDQHFQEEKQEALKRFIAEGGSADDFEFKASPAHREVEQAMQKFREARHKEARQDEEQKVQNLQRKRELLEKLRVLIESSETQTSVNNIKELQAEWKSIGQVPTAETQQLWNSYHALLDMYYNNRSIFFELKELDRKRNLDAKTALCERAEALAQETNVNKALQELRHLHDEWKHIGPVPNEARDVIWNRFIQASEQVHERKKAFFESRRAEEMANLETKRALLAEIEQFQHITSDRINDWRDKTDQIQLLKERWDAAGLVPKEFAEEVNKAFWSSYKAFFHHKNTFFKALDEEKMNNYRQKVALCEEAESVQASEEWDSTKEKLIQLQKKWKTIGRVPDKYSDKIWNRFRTACNTFFDRLHQEAQNKETQLNQQSAQKLAYCEELATKVADPTLVGSEEEFNRIHQEWQTMATEGKRNPKLEDRFQQLLARYLDKVPALSTDQREQTLFKLQVNHLKSSPDGDQKLYQKEQHLRRDITSLENDISTLRTNIEFFARSKNAEKLREEYQAKIDEAQNRIQHLKRQLKALRS